The Deinococcus fonticola sequence CCAACACCCTGCACGGGGCCGGACAGAAGATTCGCGGCGTGGTCGGGGAATTCTGGATCGAGCGCGACGCCGCGAAGACCAGCACCGCGCTGGTGCCTTACCAGCCGCAGACCCAGACCCCGCAGGCCCGCCCCGAGACGCAGTCCGACCTGAATCAGCGCCCTCCCGCCGCCGACAAGAACGGCTCACCCACCCGCAACACCTGAACCAGGATTGACTCCAGTGACGGGGCCAGAGGGCTCCGTCATTCTGTTTTGGACGGGCGATTGCAGAGCTGCTCTAGACTGTCGGGTATGACGCTGCCCTCGAGGCCCCTGCCCCTCATCGTGAGTGCCGGTGAAGCCCTGACCGATCTGGTGACAGCTGGAGGGCACACCTGGCACGCGCATACCGGCGGGGCGGGCTGGAACGTGGCCCGCGCCTGCGCCCGGCTGGGCGTGCCCACGGCGTTTGCCGGTGCGGTGGGCCGCGACAATTTCGGCGACGACCTGTACCGCGCGTCGCTGGACGCTGGACTTGACCCGCGTTTTCTCCAGCAGGTGGAAGCCCCCACCCTGCTGGCGGTGGTATACCGGCAAGACCCGCCGGCCTACCGCTTCCTGGGCGAGAACAGCGCCGACCTGCACTTCGACCCGACCCTCCTGCCCAGCGGCTGGCTGCGCGAGGCGAGGTGGCTGCACCTGGGCGGCATCAGCCTGGCCCGCTGGCCCCTGGCCGACACCCTGCTGGGCATGATGGAAGCGGCCCGCGCAGCAGCGGTAAAGATCAGCTTCGACCCAAACGCCCGACTGGCCCACCACCACCCCGATTACCCCACGGTGTTCTGCGCGGTGCTGCGCCGCGCCGACCTGATCAAACTCAGTGACGAGGACATGGCTTTCTTCTTTCCAGGCGAACCCGAAGCTGACGTGGTGGCTTTCATCCGCCGCGAGAACGCCCACACGCCGCTGGTGGTGACGCGCGGTGCCCTGGGAGCGACGCTGTACACGTCCGCCCGGCTGGATCTCCCCACCTACCCGGTCACGCTCAAAGACACTGTCGGGGCCGGGGACGCGCTGTGCGCTGGCTTGCTGAGCAGCGCCACGCAGCACCCCCAG is a genomic window containing:
- a CDS encoding carbohydrate kinase family protein, with protein sequence MTLPSRPLPLIVSAGEALTDLVTAGGHTWHAHTGGAGWNVARACARLGVPTAFAGAVGRDNFGDDLYRASLDAGLDPRFLQQVEAPTLLAVVYRQDPPAYRFLGENSADLHFDPTLLPSGWLREARWLHLGGISLARWPLADTLLGMMEAARAAAVKISFDPNARLAHHHPDYPTVFCAVLRRADLIKLSDEDMAFFFPGEPEADVVAFIRRENAHTPLVVTRGALGATLYTSARLDLPTYPVTLKDTVGAGDALCAGLLSSATQHPQADWAAHLEVGLRAAACACAHAGAYAPTQADLQALA